TTTTTAGCCTCTTTAACCTTTATTTCTCTCTTTTCACCCTCACGCTTAAGCTTTCTCATAAGATAAATAAGAGCCCTCAAAGGCTTGCCCAGAAGCCAGTATCCAACAAGCCCGAGGGAAAAGGTCAATATAATGGCGCTACCCGCTGTTCCAACATAGTAATTAAGCTTTGAAAAGAGATAGCTACCTAATATCCCTCCTCTTGCGGGAAAGAGACGAGGAGGAAGGACAAGATGAAAGAGAATCGAAAGAAGAGGTAAGAGCAAAAGAAGCGGTAAAATCGGCACGCGGAGACCTAACAAGGAAAGCCCTTCAAGAAAAAGCAAGAGAGCAAATAAAAAAGAGGAAAAGCCAAATAATTTAAATAACTCTTCTTTGAAAAAGCTTCCAACCCTTCCAGTTTTAAAATCGAGCAGGCTTATAAAGAGAAAAACAGAGAATATGAGCAAGAAGATCCCAAATGCTATCCTTCTTTTATCCCTCTCCACCAACTACAAGCCCCCCCACAAGCATGGTTGGCTGTCCATCCCCCACGGGAACGCCCTGACCATCCTTACCACATACTCCCACATCAAACCTGAGATCCTTACCAAGCATTTTAACGTTCCTCAGAACCTGGGGACCGTTCCCCATCAAAATAGCCCCCTTAACTGGTCTTCCTTTCTTCCCCTTCTCTATAAGATATCCCTCAAGAACCTTGAAGACGAAATCACCATTAGTAGGATTAACCTCTCCCCCTCCCATCTTAACGACGAGAAGCCCTTTCTCAACCGATGAGATAATTTCCTCGAATTCGTGCTCTCCCCTTTCTAAAAAGGTATTTGTCATGCGCGGAATAGGATAATCCTCAAAGCTTTCCCTCCTGCCGTTCCCAGTTAAAGGAAGGTCCATCAGCTTAGCGGAAAGCCTGTCGGTCATGTAACCTTTCAAAACTCCATTTTCTATGAGAACGCTTCTTCTCACCGGTATTCCCTCATCGTCATATCCAAGAGTTCCACCAAGCCCAGGTATGGAACCATCATCAACGAGCGTTACTAAGGGAGAGGCAACCTCCTCTCCTATCTTTCCAGCGTAAACTGAAGCATCTTTCCTAACTATATCCGCCTCGAGTCCATGACCACAAGCCTCATGAATCATCGTTCCCCCAGCCTCACCTGAGATAACTACATCCATAACACCCGCTGGCGCGGGCCCAGCAGAGATAGCGAGCAAACCTCTTTTAAGCGCTTTTTCAGCGACTTTAAAAAGATTTTCCTCTTCCAGAACCTCATCCCCCTTCGTCCCTCCGAGAATCTCATAGGCACTTTCAAGCTTTCCATCCTTTTCAATCACGACTGCCATAGACAGGAAGGTATAAATCCTTAAATCCTCGACTAACCGTCCCTCATCGTTTCCTATCCAAACATTCTGAGAAGACCTCCTGTAAGATAGAATAACCTGCCTCACGAACTCATTCTTCCTTAAAAAGCCATTTACCTTCCAAAGCACCTCGGCAATATCATTCAACGAGTCTCTCCTAAGAGGAATCATTTTTCTCTCAGGGAGCTCCTTAACGATTAGCTTTCCTTCCTCTCCAGCACTTATTGCTTCCCTTATAGCTTTTATACCCTTATCAAGGTAACCTCTGTCTGGCAAGCCATGACAATAATAGGTGCTTTCCCCTTTAACCACCCTTAATCCCATTCCTTTTTTAAACCCATATGAAGAGAACTCAAGCTTATCATCCTCTATTTTAAAGCTCTCCCCACTTGAGGT
This genomic window from Synergistota bacterium contains:
- a CDS encoding TldD/PmbA family protein gives rise to the protein MDYRELVLTALDSIHSLGDLSDVFVETSSGESFKIEDDKLEFSSYGFKKGMGLRVVKGESTYYCHGLPDRGYLDKGIKAIREAISAGEEGKLIVKELPERKMIPLRRDSLNDIAEVLWKVNGFLRKNEFVRQVILSYRRSSQNVWIGNDEGRLVEDLRIYTFLSMAVVIEKDGKLESAYEILGGTKGDEVLEEENLFKVAEKALKRGLLAISAGPAPAGVMDVVISGEAGGTMIHEACGHGLEADIVRKDASVYAGKIGEEVASPLVTLVDDGSIPGLGGTLGYDDEGIPVRRSVLIENGVLKGYMTDRLSAKLMDLPLTGNGRRESFEDYPIPRMTNTFLERGEHEFEEIISSVEKGLLVVKMGGGEVNPTNGDFVFKVLEGYLIEKGKKGRPVKGAILMGNGPQVLRNVKMLGKDLRFDVGVCGKDGQGVPVGDGQPTMLVGGLVVGGEG